The following coding sequences are from one Dreissena polymorpha isolate Duluth1 chromosome 8, UMN_Dpol_1.0, whole genome shotgun sequence window:
- the LOC127842685 gene encoding uncharacterized protein LOC127842685 isoform X1 — protein MAERILDTSQSQNNSIVNEEVDQTAPAVGSSNAVVSHSNHTEGSDDTAPVVRDSITVMSHINHNDVSNDASPVVLGSNAAVSLSNYNEVSNETASVDLAFNYVESHSNHIEVSNETATVVQGSTVDVSHNNHTEVSDEIADVFRHSTAVLNHNIYTETAHSQAGEAAHATEDSTNNCEEDGIISSSKVALVNKCPDNNETIQAGVSRILTNIMFMIGIMDIVKFISQIADNTLRADCDSNPDSIVIDPDISQQVDLTRFSNFKTTFHKISVNNYSLKDKLKRNTSFTSNEENQLHNDEANNKAEVNTKLKEVGTNQSTSTSQSNIEYPSQSQSASNGDGAIKVKEGVSNGANVENASLHEDISNADYTDERGNNQFTNNHYHTDDTIVSLNSNTGTVDLHQNNIPVGVYYEISLHFGNVLYPNDIEATEPRPNLDMTHRTCALSTTNTVIFFYKRRKSMVASRLRRKDIRVPSALQVTTTQTQILMEICQRMSTRNLFMQHGISLNKLQVYMRSTK, from the exons ATGGCAGAGAGAATATTAGATACCAGTCAAAGCCAGAACAACAGTATTGTAAACGAAGAAGTCGACCAAACCGCTCCTGCTGTTGGAAGTTCCAATGCTGTTGTGAGTCACAGTAATCACACCGAAGGTTCCGATGACACAGCTCCTGTTGTTCGTGATTCcattactgttatgagtcacatTAATCACAACGACGTTTCCAACGATGCATCTCCTGTTGTCCTAGGTTCAAATGCTGCTGTGAGTCTCAGTAATTACAACGAAGTTTCCAATGAAACAGCTTCTGTTGACCTAGCTTTCAATTATGTTGAGAGTCACAGTAATCACATCGAAGTTTCCAATGAAACCGCTACTGTTGTCCAAGGTTCCACTGTTGATGTGAGTCACAATAATCACACCGAAGTTTCTGATGAAATAGCTGATGTTTTCCGACATTCAACTGCTGTTTTGAATCACAATATTTACACCGAAACAGCTCATAGCCAAGCCGGTGAAGCAGCGCATGCGACCGAAGATTCTACAAATAATTGTGAAGAAGACGGTATTATTTCATCTAGCAAAGTTGCGTTGGTTAATAAATGTCCAGACAATAATGAAACGATACAAGCAGGGGTATCGCGTATACTCacaaatattatgtttatgattggAATAATGGACATAGTAAAATTCATTTCTCAGATTGCAGATAACACGTTAAGAGCGGATTGCGATTCCAATCCAGACAGTATAGTGATTGATCCAGATATAAGTCAGCAAGTTGATTTGACAcgtttttcaaatttcaaaacaACTTTCCACaaaatctctgttaacaattattCATTAAAGGATAAACTTAAACGGAATACATCCTTCACATCCAACGAGGAAAACCAGTTGCATAATGATGAGGCAAATAACAAAGCAGAGGTGAATACCAAACTTAAAGAAGTGGGTACCAACCAAAGCACATCTACATCACAGAGTAATATTGAGTATCCTTCCCAGAGTCAGAGCGCCAGCAACGGAGATGGAGCGATAAAGGTAAAAGAGGGAGTTTCAAACGGTGCAAACGTTGAGAACGCCTCTCTACATGAAGATATATCAAATGCAGACTATACTGATGAACGTGGCAACAACCAATTCACCA ACAACCATTATCATACTGACGATACGATTGTCTCTTTAAATAGCAACACAGGAACAG TTGACCTCCATCAAAACAACATTCCAGTCGGAGTGTATTATGAAA TTTCCTTGCACTTTGGGAATGTGCTTTACCCAAATG ATATCGAAGCGACCGAGCCCCGTCCAAATTTAGATATGACTC ACCGGACTTGTGCCCTTAGTACGACCAACACTGTAATTTTCTTCTATAAACGCCGAAAATCTATGGTGGCAAGCCGATTGCGTCGTAAAGATATTCGTGTTCCATCAGCG CTTCAGGTAACGACGACTCAGACCCAGATCTTGATGGAGATATGCCAG AGGATGTCGACTCGTAATTTATTCATGCAACACGGCATATCCTTGAATAAGTTACAAGTATACATGAGAAGTACCAAATGA
- the LOC127842685 gene encoding uncharacterized protein LOC127842685 isoform X2 gives MAERILDTSQSQNNSIVNEEVDQTAPAVGSSNAVVSHSNHTEGSDDTAPVVRDSITVMSHINHNDVSNDASPVVLGSNAAVSLSNYNEVSNETASVDLAFNYVESHSNHIEVSNETATVVQGSTVDVSHNNHTEVSDEIADVFRHSTAVLNHNIYTETAHSQAGEAAHATEDSTNNCEEDGIISSSKVALVNKCPDNNETIQAGVSRILTNIMFMIGIMDIVKFISQIADNTLRADCDSNPDSIVIDPDISQQVDLTRFSNFKTTFHKISVNNYSLKDKLKRNTSFTSNEENQLHNDEANNKAEVNTKLKEVGTNQSTSTSQSNIEYPSQSQSASNGDGAIKVKEGVSNGANVENASLHEDISNADYTDERGNNQFTNNHYHTDDTIVSLNSNTGTVDLHQNNIPVGVYYEISLHFGNVLYPNDIEATEPRPNLDMTPSGNDDSDPDLDGDMPEDVDS, from the exons ATGGCAGAGAGAATATTAGATACCAGTCAAAGCCAGAACAACAGTATTGTAAACGAAGAAGTCGACCAAACCGCTCCTGCTGTTGGAAGTTCCAATGCTGTTGTGAGTCACAGTAATCACACCGAAGGTTCCGATGACACAGCTCCTGTTGTTCGTGATTCcattactgttatgagtcacatTAATCACAACGACGTTTCCAACGATGCATCTCCTGTTGTCCTAGGTTCAAATGCTGCTGTGAGTCTCAGTAATTACAACGAAGTTTCCAATGAAACAGCTTCTGTTGACCTAGCTTTCAATTATGTTGAGAGTCACAGTAATCACATCGAAGTTTCCAATGAAACCGCTACTGTTGTCCAAGGTTCCACTGTTGATGTGAGTCACAATAATCACACCGAAGTTTCTGATGAAATAGCTGATGTTTTCCGACATTCAACTGCTGTTTTGAATCACAATATTTACACCGAAACAGCTCATAGCCAAGCCGGTGAAGCAGCGCATGCGACCGAAGATTCTACAAATAATTGTGAAGAAGACGGTATTATTTCATCTAGCAAAGTTGCGTTGGTTAATAAATGTCCAGACAATAATGAAACGATACAAGCAGGGGTATCGCGTATACTCacaaatattatgtttatgattggAATAATGGACATAGTAAAATTCATTTCTCAGATTGCAGATAACACGTTAAGAGCGGATTGCGATTCCAATCCAGACAGTATAGTGATTGATCCAGATATAAGTCAGCAAGTTGATTTGACAcgtttttcaaatttcaaaacaACTTTCCACaaaatctctgttaacaattattCATTAAAGGATAAACTTAAACGGAATACATCCTTCACATCCAACGAGGAAAACCAGTTGCATAATGATGAGGCAAATAACAAAGCAGAGGTGAATACCAAACTTAAAGAAGTGGGTACCAACCAAAGCACATCTACATCACAGAGTAATATTGAGTATCCTTCCCAGAGTCAGAGCGCCAGCAACGGAGATGGAGCGATAAAGGTAAAAGAGGGAGTTTCAAACGGTGCAAACGTTGAGAACGCCTCTCTACATGAAGATATATCAAATGCAGACTATACTGATGAACGTGGCAACAACCAATTCACCA ACAACCATTATCATACTGACGATACGATTGTCTCTTTAAATAGCAACACAGGAACAG TTGACCTCCATCAAAACAACATTCCAGTCGGAGTGTATTATGAAA TTTCCTTGCACTTTGGGAATGTGCTTTACCCAAATG ATATCGAAGCGACCGAGCCCCGTCCAAATTTAGATATGACTC CTTCAGGTAACGACGACTCAGACCCAGATCTTGATGGAGATATGCCAG AGGATGTCGACTCGTAA